Proteins encoded within one genomic window of Syntrophobacterales bacterium:
- a CDS encoding 2-oxoacid:acceptor oxidoreductase subunit alpha: protein MGQEVKLMQGNQAMAAGAIYAGARFFAGYPITPSSEIAEECSKVMPRIGGIYMQMEDEIASIAAVIGASLAGAKSFTATSGPGFSLMQENLGLAVMGEVPCVVINVQRRGPSTGLSTKPAHGDVMQLRWGRHGDQSVIALCPATVAECFTMTVAAFNFAEKFRVPVIVAPDEIVAHMREPVSLPEPGELEVDDRKKPAGPPEDYKPFVADDDGVAPLASYGSDYVFHISSSMHGPDGRSNNDPANAEWRIAQLHRKLEMHRHEIVITKNFATEDADVLLISYGAPTRASRAAALEMRKRGIKAGVLQLLTLWPFADEEVEALAGRAKTVIVPEMNYSGQMAGEVQRFLGRGSDLRKVNSYNGEVITPQDIMKAIL from the coding sequence TTGGGACAGGAAGTGAAACTGATGCAGGGCAATCAGGCAATGGCAGCCGGCGCCATTTATGCGGGGGCCCGATTTTTTGCCGGTTATCCGATAACGCCCTCTTCGGAAATAGCCGAAGAATGCTCCAAGGTAATGCCCAGGATTGGCGGCATTTACATGCAGATGGAGGACGAGATTGCAAGCATCGCCGCAGTCATCGGGGCATCGCTGGCCGGGGCAAAATCCTTTACGGCCACAAGCGGACCCGGGTTTTCGCTGATGCAGGAGAATCTGGGACTGGCCGTCATGGGAGAAGTCCCCTGCGTGGTGATAAATGTTCAGCGTCGCGGCCCCAGTACAGGCCTCTCCACAAAACCGGCTCACGGCGACGTTATGCAGCTCCGGTGGGGAAGGCACGGGGACCAAAGCGTGATTGCCCTCTGTCCGGCTACTGTTGCAGAATGTTTCACGATGACGGTAGCCGCCTTTAATTTCGCCGAAAAATTCCGCGTCCCGGTGATCGTTGCCCCGGATGAGATTGTCGCCCACATGCGGGAACCCGTCTCACTCCCCGAACCAGGCGAGCTTGAGGTCGATGACCGTAAGAAACCCGCCGGCCCGCCTGAAGACTACAAACCATTTGTGGCGGATGACGATGGCGTTGCCCCGCTTGCATCCTATGGGAGCGACTATGTTTTCCATATCTCGTCTTCGATGCACGGACCGGACGGACGCAGCAACAACGATCCCGCCAATGCCGAATGGCGGATTGCGCAACTGCACCGGAAGTTGGAAATGCACCGGCACGAGATCGTCATCACAAAAAATTTCGCCACGGAAGACGCCGATGTCCTGCTGATCTCCTATGGAGCGCCCACGCGCGCCAGTCGGGCCGCGGCGCTGGAAATGCGCAAGCGCGGGATCAAAGCCGGCGTCCTGCAGTTGCTCACCCTCTGGCCATTTGCAGATGAAGAGGTGGAGGCGCTTGCGGGAAGGGCAAAAACCGTGATCGTCCCGGAAATGAACTACAGCGGCCAGATGGCCGGCGAGGTGCAACGCTTTCTGGGAAGGGGGTCCGATCTCCGCAAGGTCAACAGTTACAACGGAGAAGTAATAACTCCCCAGGATATTATGAAGGCGATCTTGTAA
- the sucD gene encoding succinate--CoA ligase subunit alpha, producing the protein MSILLNKNTRVLVQGITGKIGTAQTHWMLAYGTNIVAGATPGKGGNTVEGIPVFDSVREARERTGAEASVFFVPAPFVLDAFVETVDAGINLIVVVPEHVPVHDAMRMKAYARRHESRGLFALGPTTPGILTAGEAKMGIMPASLFNPGSIGIISRSGTLSYEMAGILSHAGFGQSTVVGMGADPVALASLSMILEQFENDPATRGVVVVGEVGGAQEEEAAQFILEKMKKPVAAYIAGRFAPEGKRMGHAGAIIRGSQGTFASKIQAFQDAHATILKSPIEVVEWAQNVG; encoded by the coding sequence ATGAGCATTCTTCTAAATAAAAACACACGGGTGCTGGTGCAGGGGATCACCGGCAAGATCGGGACAGCGCAAACACACTGGATGCTGGCATACGGAACCAACATCGTCGCCGGGGCGACCCCCGGCAAGGGAGGCAATACTGTGGAAGGCATCCCGGTGTTTGATTCGGTGCGGGAAGCCAGAGAAAGAACCGGCGCGGAAGCATCGGTGTTTTTTGTCCCTGCCCCCTTTGTGCTGGACGCTTTTGTAGAGACCGTCGATGCCGGCATCAATCTGATCGTGGTGGTCCCGGAACACGTCCCGGTTCATGATGCCATGAGGATGAAGGCCTATGCCCGCCGACATGAAAGCCGGGGGTTGTTTGCCCTGGGCCCCACCACACCGGGAATTCTTACCGCCGGAGAGGCAAAGATGGGAATTATGCCGGCTTCCCTGTTTAATCCGGGAAGCATCGGCATAATTTCACGCAGCGGAACCCTCTCCTATGAGATGGCCGGCATTCTCTCCCATGCGGGTTTTGGACAGAGTACAGTTGTGGGGATGGGGGCCGATCCGGTCGCCCTGGCGTCATTGAGCATGATTCTGGAACAGTTCGAAAACGACCCCGCAACCAGGGGCGTCGTCGTCGTGGGTGAAGTCGGGGGCGCCCAGGAAGAGGAAGCAGCCCAGTTCATTTTGGAAAAGATGAAGAAGCCCGTTGCCGCCTACATTGCCGGACGCTTTGCCCCCGAAGGCAAGCGCATGGGCCATGCCGGCGCGATCATCAGGGGCTCCCAGGGCACATTTGCCAGCAAAATTCAGGCGTTTCAAGACGCCCATGCAACCATTCTTAAATCTCCGATCGAGGTTGTGGAATGGGCGCAAAATGTAGGATGA
- a CDS encoding succinate--CoA ligase subunit beta, whose translation MKLHEHEAAEIFSTFGIRTPEGALCATTDESVLAAEKIGLPVVLKAQVLTGGRGLAGGVKMAGSYEEVRSGATSLLNSTLRGNRVGKILVVPRIDYYQELYLGITIDGFSGCPTIMASSRGGMNIEEVARLVPGEILSLQIDVERGLFAFEARKLLTEAGFPAKQIQDCADTVLRLYRVFQQYDALVAEINPLVVCSDEKLMALDAKLEIDDSSLFRTGRRLPGDRDRGASILERLGRETGVTYVELDGDIGIISSGAGLGMATMDIIGQRMQPANFLETGGGITEELLYNTMHLVLKKKGLRAVFINLYGGINPIHEGAKGIVRYLREHEVRIPVVAKALGNRQEETWDILCSGGVHVVTDVATESAVEKLIELLRQRNS comes from the coding sequence ATGAAACTGCATGAGCATGAAGCGGCGGAAATTTTTTCGACCTTCGGCATACGGACACCCGAAGGAGCGCTTTGCGCCACCACCGACGAGAGTGTCTTGGCGGCTGAAAAAATCGGCTTGCCGGTGGTTCTCAAGGCACAGGTTCTGACCGGTGGACGCGGGCTGGCCGGTGGAGTCAAAATGGCCGGGAGTTACGAAGAAGTCCGCTCTGGTGCAACGTCACTGCTGAACTCAACGCTGCGGGGAAACAGGGTAGGAAAAATTCTGGTTGTACCCAGGATAGATTATTATCAAGAGCTGTACCTGGGGATAACCATAGACGGGTTTAGCGGATGTCCCACGATAATGGCAAGTTCCCGGGGGGGAATGAATATTGAAGAGGTGGCCCGGCTGGTCCCGGGTGAAATATTGTCTCTGCAAATCGATGTCGAACGGGGTCTTTTCGCCTTTGAAGCCAGGAAACTTTTGACAGAGGCAGGATTTCCGGCGAAACAAATCCAGGACTGCGCGGATACGGTGCTACGGCTTTATCGGGTGTTTCAGCAATACGACGCCCTGGTGGCAGAAATCAATCCCCTGGTTGTCTGTAGCGATGAAAAACTGATGGCGCTGGATGCCAAGCTGGAAATAGATGACTCCTCCCTTTTCCGCACCGGCCGGCGTCTCCCCGGAGATCGTGACCGGGGTGCGAGCATACTGGAAAGACTGGGGCGAGAGACTGGCGTCACTTACGTCGAACTTGATGGGGATATCGGCATAATTTCTTCCGGCGCAGGCCTGGGAATGGCAACCATGGACATCATTGGTCAGCGCATGCAACCGGCCAACTTCCTGGAAACGGGGGGAGGAATTACCGAGGAGCTTCTTTACAACACCATGCACCTCGTCCTGAAGAAAAAGGGGCTCCGGGCGGTCTTTATCAACCTCTACGGCGGCATCAACCCGATCCACGAGGGGGCCAAAGGGATCGTCCGCTACCTCCGGGAACATGAGGTCAGAATCCCGGTGGTCGCCAAGGCTCTGGGGAACAGACAGGAAGAGACCTGGGACATTCTCTGCTCTGGGGGTGTCCATGTGGTGACTGACGTGGCAACCGAAAGCGCCGTTGAAAAGTTGATAGAACTGCTGAGACAAAGGAATTCTTGA
- a CDS encoding nitroreductase family protein — MLELMRKRRSIRKFKKERIDQTKIDDLKEAVLRAPSSRGVKPWKFYFVQDAGVIEKLSRSKDSGSAFLKDAALAVVVCGDETASDVWIEDCSIAATIVHLTAASLNLGSCWIQIRNRRHNAEVSSEDYVRKALGIESPFRVLAIVAIGLPDEFKNSHPYESLEQDKAIFL; from the coding sequence ATGTTGGAGCTGATGAGAAAAAGAAGAAGCATCCGGAAATTCAAGAAGGAGCGAATTGACCAGACAAAAATAGACGATCTGAAAGAGGCGGTATTGCGGGCGCCTTCTTCCCGGGGAGTCAAGCCGTGGAAATTTTACTTCGTGCAGGATGCCGGGGTTATCGAGAAGCTGTCCCGCAGCAAGGACAGCGGTTCCGCGTTTCTGAAAGACGCTGCCCTCGCGGTGGTGGTCTGTGGCGACGAAACCGCCTCCGACGTGTGGATCGAGGACTGTTCCATTGCCGCGACTATCGTGCACCTGACCGCGGCAAGCCTGAATCTGGGGAGCTGCTGGATCCAGATAAGAAACCGGCGGCACAACGCGGAGGTGAGCTCCGAAGATTATGTGCGTAAAGCCCTGGGCATCGAAAGCCCGTTCCGGGTTTTAGCAATCGTCGCCATCGGGCTCCCCGATGAGTTCAAGAACAGCCACCCCTACGAGAGTCTCGAACAGGATAAGGCAATCTTCCTATGA
- the moaA gene encoding GTP 3',8-cyclase MoaA, producing MVDQYDRNINYMRVSVTDRCNLRCIYCMPTEGISCLRHEDILTYEELHRIIRIASEVGICKVRLTGGEPLVRRGIVDFVKSLGTIGKLSDISMTTNGILLKEFAADLFHAGIGRINISLDSLNAEKYREITRQGNLQTVLDGIEKARQVGFSPIKINIVAIKGFNDDEILDFARLTIDNPLQIRFIELMPLGDAGIESDGRFLSNDLIKKRIAAIGKLEQVKRQGDEADGPADMYRLAGSKGLIGLISAISHNFCSSCNRLRLTSDGQLRNCLLSDYETDLRGPLRSGCSDSDLKDIIEGAIAKKPERHKIANDGNYRKKCVKEMSTIGG from the coding sequence ATGGTTGACCAATATGATCGTAATATAAACTACATGCGCGTTTCCGTCACCGACAGATGCAACCTCCGCTGCATTTATTGCATGCCCACCGAAGGGATTTCCTGCCTGCGTCACGAAGACATCCTTACCTATGAGGAGCTTCACCGAATCATTCGCATTGCCTCGGAGGTGGGCATCTGCAAAGTCCGGTTAACAGGGGGCGAACCGCTTGTTCGCCGGGGAATAGTGGATTTTGTCAAATCCCTCGGGACAATCGGCAAGTTGAGCGATATCAGCATGACAACAAACGGCATCCTGCTGAAAGAGTTTGCGGCTGATCTATTCCATGCGGGAATAGGCCGGATCAATATCAGTTTGGATTCCCTGAACGCGGAGAAATATCGGGAAATTACCAGGCAGGGAAACCTGCAGACCGTGCTCGACGGGATAGAAAAGGCCCGGCAGGTGGGATTTTCACCGATTAAAATCAACATAGTAGCCATAAAGGGATTTAACGACGACGAAATACTGGACTTTGCCCGTCTCACCATTGACAATCCCTTGCAAATCCGCTTCATCGAACTGATGCCGCTCGGAGATGCAGGGATTGAAAGCGACGGACGCTTTCTGTCCAACGACCTGATCAAGAAGCGAATTGCTGCCATCGGCAAGCTCGAACAGGTAAAAAGACAGGGCGATGAAGCGGACGGGCCGGCAGATATGTATCGTCTTGCCGGAAGCAAGGGACTCATCGGTCTGATCAGCGCCATCAGTCACAATTTCTGCAGTTCCTGCAACCGGCTGCGACTGACCTCCGACGGACAGCTCCGGAATTGCCTGCTTTCCGATTACGAAACCGACCTGCGGGGGCCTTTAAGGTCGGGCTGCTCCGATTCCGATCTGAAAGATATCATCGAAGGGGCCATCGCCAAAAAACCTGAGCGCCACAAAATTGCAAACGACGGGAACTATAGAAAAAAATGCGTGAAAGAGATGTCCACGATCGGCGGATAA
- a CDS encoding class I SAM-dependent methyltransferase translates to MRERDVHDRRITPARQYLDGRIKSLILDLSAPHAGEHLLDIGCGDGANLHLFRQKGCLATGIDSCPSHLDETRKRLENRADLHLGDPEELPFSDNEFDIVTMVTSLEYMKNPALAIAEAIRVCRGRVFIGAMNRYSLLGIQGLLSNVFSVPQEPKCRYFHIPSLSGMIRQHLPGVRIAWGSVIFLPWGFYDAAATLEEQIPVMKNPFGAFIGLCFSVTFSLITIQDVIRKPAVLAQGGEPAHGVVRQSGGKGLPTI, encoded by the coding sequence ATGCGTGAAAGAGATGTCCACGATCGGCGGATAACGCCGGCCCGCCAGTATCTGGACGGGAGGATAAAAAGCCTTATTCTGGATTTGAGCGCCCCCCATGCCGGGGAACACCTCCTCGATATCGGCTGTGGCGACGGGGCAAACCTTCACCTCTTTCGCCAGAAGGGATGCCTGGCAACCGGAATAGATTCCTGCCCGTCCCACCTCGATGAGACCAGAAAGAGGCTGGAAAACCGCGCCGATCTCCACCTTGGCGATCCGGAAGAGCTGCCTTTTTCCGACAACGAGTTCGATATTGTGACAATGGTTACATCCCTCGAATACATGAAAAATCCCGCTTTGGCCATTGCCGAGGCCATTCGCGTCTGCCGGGGACGGGTTTTCATCGGCGCCATGAACCGTTATTCGCTGCTCGGCATCCAGGGGCTTTTGTCCAACGTTTTTTCTGTTCCGCAAGAGCCTAAATGTCGCTATTTCCATATCCCTTCCCTCTCCGGAATGATCAGGCAGCATTTGCCCGGCGTGCGCATAGCGTGGGGCAGCGTCATCTTCCTTCCCTGGGGATTCTATGACGCCGCCGCAACGCTGGAAGAACAGATCCCGGTCATGAAGAACCCGTTCGGCGCCTTTATCGGCCTCTGCTTTTCCGTAACCTTTTCACTGATAACGATTCAGGACGTCATCCGAAAACCGGCCGTTCTTGCCCAAGGAGGGGAACCGGCGCACGGCGTAGTCAGACAATCAGGGGGCAAGGGTCTGCCGACGATTTAA
- the amrS gene encoding AmmeMemoRadiSam system radical SAM enzyme yields the protein MVHEALLYEKEEQNYIRCGLCAHRCRIAPDDRGICGVRENREGILYSLVYGKTIAENVDPVEKKPLFHFLPGSHTFSLATAGCNFRCSFCQNSEISQMPREKDEIVGRSRTPAQIVAMAILTGSKSISYTYTEPTVFFEFALDTAKIAAVSGLKNIFVTNGFMTSEMLKLLSPCLHAANVDLKSFRDDFYRKYCGGRLQPVLDSLRTLKELGVWLEVTTLLIPNLNDGAQELQDIAAFVASLGKETPWHVSRFHPQYLMTDTPATPAAEINRAVETGKTAGLKYVYSGNLPGDSGENTLCSKCGHLLIARYGFSIERNDLQGTACPACGALLDGIF from the coding sequence ATGGTTCATGAAGCGCTTTTGTACGAAAAAGAGGAGCAAAATTACATCAGATGCGGACTCTGCGCCCACCGCTGCCGGATCGCCCCCGATGACCGGGGAATCTGCGGCGTCAGGGAGAACCGGGAGGGAATCCTCTATAGCCTCGTCTATGGGAAAACAATTGCCGAAAACGTCGATCCTGTTGAAAAAAAACCACTTTTTCACTTCCTGCCCGGCTCCCACACCTTTTCGCTCGCCACGGCGGGCTGCAACTTCCGCTGTTCCTTCTGCCAGAACTCCGAAATTTCCCAGATGCCGAGGGAAAAAGATGAAATCGTCGGCAGAAGCAGAACCCCGGCGCAAATCGTCGCAATGGCAATACTGACAGGTTCTAAAAGTATTTCATATACTTACACTGAACCGACGGTATTTTTTGAATTCGCTCTCGACACGGCAAAAATAGCCGCGGTAAGCGGCCTCAAAAATATCTTCGTCACGAACGGCTTCATGACTTCCGAAATGCTGAAGCTGCTGTCCCCTTGCCTGCATGCGGCAAACGTCGATTTGAAGTCTTTCCGGGACGATTTTTACCGCAAATACTGCGGCGGCCGGCTTCAACCGGTACTCGACAGCTTGCGTACGCTGAAGGAGCTCGGCGTATGGTTGGAGGTAACAACTTTGCTCATCCCGAATCTCAACGACGGCGCTCAGGAGCTCCAGGACATCGCCGCCTTTGTCGCCTCGCTGGGCAAGGAAACTCCCTGGCATGTCAGCCGCTTTCATCCGCAATATCTGATGACGGACACGCCGGCAACGCCTGCGGCAGAGATCAACCGCGCCGTTGAAACGGGGAAGACTGCCGGTCTCAAATACGTTTACAGCGGCAATCTCCCCGGAGACAGCGGGGAGAACACCCTCTGTTCCAAGTGCGGCCATCTGTTAATCGCGCGTTACGGATTTTCCATTGAAAGGAACGACCTGCAGGGAACCGCCTGCCCCGCTTGCGGCGCCCTGTTGGACGGAATATTTTAG
- the smc gene encoding chromosome segregation protein SMC codes for MKLKRLEIIGFKSFRDKVVLDFSPGISGIVGPNGCGKSNIADAIRWVMGEQRVKTLRGKKMDDVIFNGSEEASAVGMAEVSMILAADENKFPGNYADSSEVMITRRIFREAESEYTINKVPCRLLDVREFFMGTGIGARTYSLVEQNSVASLVEAKPEERRQFIEEAAGISKYKSRKEFALRKMEATQENILRVNDILREVKAQLNGLSRQAKRAEQYKALKQSLKDAELKVALQTCFELDEARIAREEEKIALQDKITGLRTRLLSLETAREELKTDVMEQEALIFAFQEKLYATRNVISSREQAIEYSRRKIADLSSKRLKDIEQIAALKRKAEVSGDEIAALCNSVQEAERILDNLRKETAAAAGALEELRRMDQTCRQAIETRKGRYVDLAAEKARIKNTLMGLVRMDEDLKKREEREISEIEANKKKSEELQRLRERITAGLAADQARHAELLEQKEELTATIEDARRELVRAEAKIAALREGYSGKSTRLSSLKEFAENYEGCNEGVKSLLAGDPQKDSPDSFRGSFLGLVADVISVPREYEAAVEALLGEKLQYIVVKNQEEGIQAIEYLKGASLGRGSFAPLEIRLGRPREAHADYVHLQETFPLIDLLTIREDCRPIINELLGDTLVIPNLQDGVNIWRQNGFRGTFVTAEGDVISPGGILSGGSASGKERSLLGNRREISELSDEVAQLQKSLQENQEAREKITALIAQTDEGLLRLRSETHLTELRINGLGKDRERYDSELGHIEERLQALVFNRETIAADAAETKKKISLYEGEMTALVEKETQLREAMAAEQKRADSVRDQREECERSMTEKKVRLATLEGKYNADKQTLSRLEKSVVDNDGEIASRQADANNCEQEERELAQQIETEKGTLQGLYGENETIALNLSQKRDLQQEKEALLRSRETEIHETKKDLDTQLRDETALDIALRETQMQAENLRQNMEEKHGVALVDLLPQFSPLNDEEIADAATVLARERRAIDNFGEVNLLALSEHEELKTRFEFLTAQIADLNASLEALKQTISRINTITRQRFSETFDGINGCFQEVFSRLFPGGRAKLKMTDENNLLETGVDIEIRIPGKFTQNVTLLSGGEKSLSAIALIFSILLYRPVPFILLDEADAALDDTNISLFNRLVKDTAAHSQILMITHSKKSMEIADSLYGVTIREKGLSSLVSVSLT; via the coding sequence ATGAAACTGAAAAGACTGGAAATAATTGGTTTTAAATCATTCCGGGACAAGGTTGTCCTTGATTTCTCGCCCGGGATCAGCGGCATCGTCGGCCCCAACGGCTGCGGCAAAAGCAATATCGCCGATGCCATCCGCTGGGTCATGGGGGAGCAACGGGTCAAGACCCTGCGCGGCAAAAAGATGGACGACGTCATCTTTAACGGCTCAGAGGAAGCCTCTGCGGTCGGAATGGCGGAGGTCTCAATGATCCTTGCCGCCGACGAGAACAAGTTCCCCGGCAACTACGCCGACAGCAGCGAAGTGATGATCACCCGCCGCATCTTCCGCGAAGCGGAAAGCGAATACACCATCAACAAGGTCCCCTGCCGCCTTCTCGACGTCCGGGAATTTTTCATGGGCACAGGCATCGGCGCCAGAACCTACTCGCTTGTCGAACAGAACAGTGTCGCCTCGCTTGTCGAGGCCAAACCTGAAGAAAGACGGCAATTTATAGAAGAGGCGGCCGGCATCTCCAAATACAAGAGCCGCAAGGAATTCGCCCTCCGCAAGATGGAGGCCACCCAGGAAAACATCCTCCGCGTCAACGATATCCTGCGCGAGGTAAAGGCCCAATTAAACGGCTTGTCCCGCCAGGCCAAAAGGGCCGAACAATATAAAGCCTTAAAACAATCCCTGAAAGACGCCGAGCTGAAGGTCGCCCTGCAAACCTGTTTTGAGCTCGACGAAGCGCGAATCGCCCGCGAAGAGGAGAAAATCGCCCTCCAGGACAAAATTACCGGACTGCGCACAAGGTTGCTCTCGCTGGAAACAGCGCGGGAGGAACTGAAGACGGACGTCATGGAACAAGAAGCCCTTATCTTCGCCTTTCAGGAAAAACTTTACGCAACCCGCAACGTCATCAGCAGCAGGGAACAGGCAATCGAGTATTCCCGCCGGAAAATAGCCGATCTTTCGTCAAAAAGGCTCAAGGACATCGAGCAGATTGCCGCTTTGAAACGAAAAGCGGAGGTGTCCGGAGACGAAATAGCCGCCCTTTGCAATTCCGTCCAGGAAGCGGAAAGAATCCTTGACAATCTCCGCAAAGAAACCGCGGCGGCCGCCGGCGCCCTCGAGGAACTGCGGCGGATGGATCAGACCTGCCGCCAGGCGATCGAGACCAGAAAGGGGCGATACGTTGATCTGGCTGCCGAGAAAGCCCGAATCAAGAATACGCTCATGGGCCTTGTCCGGATGGACGAAGACCTGAAAAAAAGGGAAGAACGCGAGATCAGCGAGATCGAAGCAAACAAAAAAAAATCCGAGGAACTTCAGCGGCTGCGGGAAAGGATAACAGCCGGGCTTGCTGCCGACCAGGCAAGGCACGCCGAACTTTTGGAACAGAAAGAGGAGTTAACCGCAACGATCGAGGACGCCCGTCGGGAGCTTGTCCGGGCGGAAGCGAAGATAGCGGCGCTGCGCGAAGGCTACAGCGGCAAATCCACGCGCCTCTCTTCGCTTAAAGAATTCGCCGAGAACTATGAAGGCTGCAACGAGGGGGTAAAGTCGCTTTTGGCCGGCGACCCCCAAAAGGACAGCCCGGACTCCTTCCGGGGCTCGTTCCTGGGGCTTGTAGCCGACGTGATCAGCGTTCCCAGGGAGTATGAGGCGGCGGTCGAGGCCCTCCTCGGGGAAAAACTGCAATACATCGTGGTAAAGAATCAGGAAGAAGGCATTCAGGCTATCGAATATCTGAAGGGCGCGTCCCTGGGAAGGGGCAGCTTTGCCCCCCTGGAGATTCGCCTCGGCCGCCCCCGGGAAGCGCACGCAGATTACGTCCACCTCCAGGAAACCTTTCCGCTGATCGATCTGCTTACAATCCGGGAGGATTGCCGGCCAATCATCAACGAGCTTTTGGGCGACACGCTCGTGATCCCGAATTTGCAGGACGGCGTCAACATATGGAGGCAAAACGGTTTCCGCGGAACATTTGTCACCGCGGAAGGGGATGTCATCAGCCCCGGCGGCATTCTTTCCGGCGGAAGCGCCAGCGGGAAGGAACGGAGTCTGCTCGGCAATCGCCGGGAAATATCGGAACTAAGCGACGAAGTCGCGCAACTCCAGAAAAGCCTTCAGGAAAATCAGGAAGCAAGGGAGAAGATCACCGCCCTGATCGCTCAGACGGATGAGGGGCTGCTGCGCCTCCGGTCGGAAACCCACCTGACCGAGCTTAGGATAAACGGCCTGGGCAAGGACCGGGAGCGCTACGACAGCGAGCTTGGCCATATCGAGGAACGCCTCCAGGCGCTTGTCTTCAATCGCGAAACCATCGCCGCGGATGCAGCCGAAACGAAGAAGAAAATTTCCCTTTATGAAGGGGAGATGACCGCCCTTGTCGAAAAAGAGACACAGCTCCGCGAGGCTATGGCTGCCGAACAAAAGCGCGCCGATTCCGTTCGCGATCAGCGTGAAGAATGCGAACGGTCGATGACCGAAAAAAAGGTGCGTCTTGCCACCCTCGAGGGAAAATATAACGCCGACAAACAGACCCTGTCCCGTCTGGAAAAATCCGTTGTCGATAATGACGGCGAGATTGCCTCCCGCCAGGCCGATGCCAACAATTGCGAACAGGAAGAGCGGGAGCTTGCACAGCAGATAGAAACAGAAAAAGGGACACTGCAGGGGCTCTATGGCGAAAACGAGACCATTGCCCTGAATCTTTCCCAAAAGCGTGATCTGCAGCAGGAAAAGGAGGCTCTGCTCCGGAGTCGGGAGACGGAAATCCACGAGACCAAGAAAGACCTTGACACGCAGCTCCGCGATGAAACGGCACTGGACATTGCCCTCCGGGAGACGCAGATGCAAGCGGAAAACCTGCGGCAAAACATGGAAGAAAAACACGGCGTCGCTCTTGTGGATCTGCTGCCCCAGTTCTCGCCGCTGAATGATGAGGAAATAGCCGACGCGGCAACCGTTCTTGCCAGGGAAAGGCGGGCGATCGATAATTTCGGCGAGGTAAATCTGCTCGCGCTTTCCGAACACGAGGAATTAAAAACCCGCTTTGAGTTTTTGACGGCCCAGATCGCCGATCTCAACGCCTCCCTGGAGGCCCTGAAGCAAACAATCTCCCGCATCAATACGATAACCAGGCAGCGCTTCTCCGAGACTTTTGACGGCATCAATGGCTGCTTCCAGGAGGTATTCTCCCGCCTTTTTCCCGGCGGCCGAGCGAAGCTGAAGATGACCGACGAAAACAACCTGCTGGAGACGGGGGTTGATATTGAAATCCGCATCCCGGGGAAATTTACGCAGAATGTAACGCTGCTTTCGGGGGGAGAAAAATCGCTGTCGGCAATTGCCCTGATTTTCTCCATCCTCCTCTACCGTCCCGTGCCCTTTATTTTACTGGACGAAGCCGACGCGGCCCTGGACGACACCAACATCTCCCTCTTCAACCGCCTGGTGAAGGATACCGCCGCCCATTCGCAGATACTGATGATAACCCATAGCAAAAAATCAATGGAAATCGCCGACAGCCTCTACGGCGTCACGATCAGGGAAAAAGGCCTATCCTCGCTGGTTTCTGTCTCCCTGACATGA